A stretch of Campylobacter showae DNA encodes these proteins:
- a CDS encoding anaerobic C4-dicarboxylate transporter — protein sequence MEFLTSLSESTQFTLQLIVVLGCLFYGAKKGGMALGVLGGIGLVILVFAFGMKPGKPAVDVILTILAVVVASSTLQAAGGLDVMLQIAEKALRKNPKFVCILAPLCGWMLTVLCGTGHTAYTLLPIIYDVSIKSGIRPERPLAATTISSQLAIIASPVSVAGVSMVAVLLGTGTVHIDGFTSYVDLLKVTIPSTFIGMLIIGTYSIFRGKDLDKDPDFQERIKDPEQRKYIYGSDESHSLIGVKLPAKQWNVMWIFLATIAIVAVLGYYKQLRPSWTSDVPGKSIEIVVDKKVVKNITVKDGQVVSTVDSSKVVSNVKDSKVKDATKFMNVEVLDKDKKVTQSFVLQDGNVVITKEGKTETVANASIVVKDTMKKTAPLGMVDTIQIFMLLAASIMMIYSGIKAAKIAQNEIFHSGMVALVAIYGISWMADTMFHSHIEMLKGSLGEVMKAYPWMYIVVGMLISKFLNSQAAAAATFVPLAVQIGVDPGIIVAFATACYGYFILPTYPSDLAAIQFDRSGTTKIGKYVINHSFIIPGLIGVFSSCAVGWVLANLYGFIK from the coding sequence ATGGAATTCCTAACCAGTTTGAGTGAAAGCACTCAGTTCACTCTCCAGCTAATCGTAGTGCTCGGATGTTTATTCTACGGCGCTAAAAAAGGCGGTATGGCGCTAGGCGTACTAGGCGGCATCGGTCTTGTTATCTTGGTATTTGCATTCGGTATGAAGCCGGGCAAACCCGCAGTAGACGTTATCCTCACGATCCTAGCCGTCGTCGTAGCAAGCTCCACGCTACAAGCCGCGGGCGGTCTTGACGTTATGCTTCAGATAGCGGAAAAAGCGCTAAGAAAAAATCCTAAATTCGTCTGTATCCTAGCCCCTCTTTGCGGCTGGATGCTAACGGTTCTATGCGGCACCGGACACACGGCTTATACGCTGCTACCGATCATTTACGACGTATCTATCAAAAGCGGCATCCGTCCGGAAAGACCGCTGGCTGCGACTACGATCTCGTCTCAGCTAGCTATCATCGCTAGCCCGGTTTCGGTTGCGGGCGTATCTATGGTCGCCGTTTTGCTAGGCACGGGCACCGTTCATATCGACGGCTTTACTAGCTACGTAGATCTACTAAAAGTCACTATCCCGTCAACCTTTATCGGTATGCTTATTATCGGTACTTACTCGATCTTTAGAGGTAAAGACCTAGATAAAGACCCTGATTTCCAAGAGAGGATCAAAGACCCTGAGCAAAGAAAATATATCTACGGCTCAGACGAATCTCACTCGCTAATCGGCGTAAAACTTCCTGCTAAACAGTGGAACGTGATGTGGATATTCCTAGCTACCATCGCTATCGTGGCGGTTCTAGGCTACTATAAACAGCTTCGCCCTAGCTGGACTAGCGACGTCCCGGGTAAATCTATCGAAATCGTAGTGGATAAAAAAGTAGTTAAAAACATCACCGTAAAAGACGGACAAGTAGTCTCTACCGTAGATAGTAGCAAAGTAGTCTCAAACGTAAAAGACAGTAAAGTAAAAGATGCTACTAAATTTATGAACGTAGAAGTTCTAGATAAAGACAAAAAAGTAACTCAAAGCTTCGTACTTCAAGACGGTAACGTCGTCATAACCAAAGAGGGTAAAACCGAAACCGTCGCAAACGCTAGTATCGTAGTAAAAGATACTATGAAAAAGACCGCACCTCTAGGCATGGTCGATACGATCCAAATTTTCATGCTACTGGCCGCGTCTATCATGATGATCTACTCAGGCATCAAGGCTGCTAAGATCGCTCAAAACGAAATCTTCCACAGCGGTATGGTTGCGCTAGTAGCGATCTACGGTATCAGCTGGATGGCCGATACGATGTTCCACTCTCACATCGAGATGCTAAAAGGCTCGCTAGGAGAGGTGATGAAGGCCTATCCGTGGATGTATATCGTCGTAGGTATGCTGATTTCTAAGTTCCTAAACTCTCAAGCAGCAGCTGCCGCGACATTCGTACCGCTTGCCGTTCAGATCGGCGTGGATCCAGGCATCATCGTCGCGTTTGCTACGGCTTGCTACGGATACTTTATCCTTCCAACATATCCAAGCGACCTTGCCGCGATCCAGTTTGACCGCTCAGGTACGACTAAGATCGGCAAATACGTCATCAACCACAGCTTTATCATCCCGGGCCTTATCGGCGTGTTTAGTTCGTGCGCAGTGGGTTGGGTGTTGGCTAATCTTTACGGATTTATTAAATAA
- the flhB gene encoding flagellar biosynthesis protein FlhB, whose translation MAGEDQEKTEEPTSKKIEDARKDGNVPKSQDLAGFVTLAVAIFVVVALLGFIGDQFFTLYNYYQSLIGQEFTRKLLFSVAITTIFRTLLIILPIAVCIAIAGVVANLMQFGFIFTTKPLEPNLNKINPIKGLKNLFSLKKLIDGIKMVLKVTAVFTVGFLMFLSFIKELPHTLFFSMAAQLAWLKEKMLILAAVMLIVMFIIGLLDVLIVRFQYFRDLRMSKQEIKDEYKQMEGDPQVKGRIRQLQMRAARNRMMQNIPQADVIITNPTHYAVALRYDKTKEKAPVILAKGVDFLALRIKQIGVQNNVKIVENPPLARELYKMCEVNDMIPAELFRAVAEVLSFVYMSDKQKFGDRLK comes from the coding sequence ATGGCAGGCGAAGACCAAGAAAAAACCGAAGAACCCACCTCCAAAAAGATTGAAGACGCGCGCAAGGACGGCAACGTCCCCAAAAGCCAAGACCTCGCGGGCTTCGTCACGCTCGCGGTCGCGATCTTTGTCGTAGTGGCGCTTCTTGGCTTCATCGGCGATCAGTTTTTCACGCTATACAACTACTATCAGAGTCTAATCGGCCAGGAGTTTACGCGCAAGCTGCTCTTTAGCGTCGCGATCACGACGATATTTCGCACGCTGCTCATCATCCTACCTATCGCCGTTTGCATCGCGATCGCGGGCGTCGTCGCCAACCTCATGCAGTTTGGATTTATATTTACAACTAAACCTTTGGAGCCAAATTTAAACAAAATCAACCCGATAAAAGGGCTCAAAAATCTCTTTTCTCTTAAAAAACTGATAGACGGCATCAAAATGGTACTCAAGGTCACGGCGGTTTTTACGGTCGGATTTTTGATGTTTTTAAGCTTTATCAAAGAGCTGCCGCATACGCTGTTTTTCTCGATGGCGGCGCAGCTAGCGTGGCTAAAAGAAAAGATGCTGATTTTAGCCGCCGTGATGCTAATCGTGATGTTTATCATCGGGCTTCTTGACGTGCTGATCGTGCGTTTTCAGTATTTTCGCGACCTAAGAATGAGCAAGCAAGAAATCAAGGACGAATACAAACAAATGGAGGGCGACCCGCAGGTAAAAGGCCGCATCCGCCAGCTACAAATGCGAGCCGCGCGCAACAGAATGATGCAAAATATCCCGCAAGCAGACGTCATCATCACAAACCCGACTCACTACGCCGTCGCGCTTCGCTACGATAAAACAAAGGAAAAAGCGCCCGTGATCCTCGCTAAGGGCGTGGATTTTCTAGCGCTTCGCATCAAGCAAATCGGAGTGCAAAATAACGTCAAAATCGTTGAAAATCCGCCGCTAGCGCGCGAGCTGTACAAGATGTGCGAGGTAAACGATATGATACCTGCAGAGCTCTTTCGCGCCGTCGCCGAGGTGCTAAGCTTCGTCTACATGAGCGACAAACAAAAATTCGGCGATAGATTGAAGTGA
- the larA gene encoding nickel-dependent lactate racemase, which produces MQIPIAYGKDDHLSLEINEKNLLGVFDPNPVAKFDETVLIAKALANPINQKSFDEFIAGDEKIVIIVNDGTRPTPTAKVLKQIYPKIREKNKIFIIATGCHREGTLDEYEMIFGKEIYAELNAKGEVHDHDSKHDEMVFLGESKNGTQMYLNKAVAEAKKVIVIGSVEPHYFAGYTGGRKAFLPGTASYESITQNHKLALSADAQALRLEGNPVHEDMIDAMKVLAHIDVFSIQTVLDSEHGVYYASAGDLNDSFYDCVKKADEVFCVNIPRKADIVISVAPYPMDVDLYQAQKALDNGKLALAQDGILIMVAKCRTGIGPKPFFDLMASADTPKKVLEKISAGFKLGYHKAAKMAEISLWAQTWAVSDLSDEEMRAVHLKPYHDIQKAVDDALTQKGADAKIIILPFGSMTVPKA; this is translated from the coding sequence ATGCAAATCCCTATCGCGTACGGCAAAGATGATCATCTAAGCTTAGAGATAAACGAGAAAAATTTGCTCGGCGTTTTCGATCCAAACCCCGTGGCCAAATTTGACGAAACGGTGCTCATAGCAAAGGCTCTGGCAAATCCGATAAATCAAAAAAGCTTTGATGAGTTTATCGCGGGCGATGAAAAGATCGTCATCATCGTAAACGACGGAACTCGTCCAACGCCGACGGCAAAAGTTTTAAAGCAAATTTACCCAAAAATCCGCGAGAAAAATAAAATTTTCATCATCGCTACGGGCTGCCATAGAGAGGGTACGCTCGATGAGTACGAGATGATCTTCGGCAAAGAAATTTACGCCGAGCTTAACGCCAAAGGCGAAGTTCACGATCACGACTCCAAACACGATGAGATGGTGTTTTTAGGCGAGAGCAAAAACGGCACGCAGATGTATCTAAACAAAGCCGTGGCAGAGGCGAAAAAGGTGATCGTCATAGGCTCGGTCGAGCCGCACTATTTCGCGGGCTACACGGGCGGCAGAAAGGCCTTTTTGCCGGGCACGGCGTCTTATGAGAGCATCACGCAAAACCATAAACTAGCTCTTAGCGCCGACGCTCAGGCACTGCGCCTAGAGGGCAATCCCGTGCACGAGGATATGATCGACGCAATGAAGGTGCTCGCGCACATCGACGTTTTTTCGATCCAGACGGTGCTTGATAGCGAGCACGGCGTGTATTACGCAAGCGCGGGCGATTTAAACGACAGCTTTTACGACTGCGTGAAAAAGGCAGACGAGGTCTTTTGCGTAAATATCCCGCGCAAGGCAGATATCGTGATCTCGGTCGCGCCCTATCCGATGGACGTCGATCTCTATCAGGCGCAAAAAGCCCTAGATAACGGCAAACTAGCACTCGCACAGGATGGAATTTTAATAATGGTCGCAAAGTGCCGCACCGGCATCGGACCAAAGCCGTTTTTTGATCTGATGGCTTCCGCGGATACGCCTAAAAAGGTGCTAGAAAAGATCAGCGCGGGCTTTAAGCTCGGCTATCACAAGGCCGCTAAGATGGCTGAAATCTCGCTCTGGGCGCAGACTTGGGCGGTGAGTGATCTAAGCGACGAGGAGATGCGCGCCGTGCATCTAAAGCCATACCACGACATCCAAAAGGCCGTGGACGACGCGCTTACGCAAAAGGGTGCGGACGCTAAAATCATCATCCTGCCGTTTGGCTCGATGACGGTGCCTAAGGCGTAA
- the larC gene encoding nickel pincer cofactor biosynthesis protein LarC, whose product MAKILYYDASCGISGDMNLGALVGLGVDFDYLCAELEKLNLDGEFRLERKNVLKNGIAATKIDVVPLKSQPHARSYADIRQILESSNLSQSCKQRAGAIFRTVAEAEAKVHGTQIDRVHFHELGAIDSIVDIAGAAICFEYLFENLGVSRVLSSKIELGGGVAICDHGALSVPAPAVCEILKGVPVGLGRANFEMTTPTGAAILKACADEFADSASFKIEKIGYGAGGKDAAGFANVLRVMLCETSEDLGASGEPNLSAKSGYGEVCEQILISTNIDDMDAESFALACDILRDSGALDVFSRSIFMKKGRAGFELNALCRKKDAARIKGLIFAHTTAIGVRECAVRKTELAREFCEVETKYGKIRLKISGNGQMQKAKPEFDECKAAALAHGTTIERVRKEAVKIYDETRKTKG is encoded by the coding sequence TTGGCTAAAATTTTATATTACGACGCGAGCTGCGGCATTAGCGGCGATATGAATTTAGGCGCGCTGGTGGGGCTCGGAGTGGATTTTGACTATCTTTGCGCCGAGCTTGAGAAGTTAAATTTAGACGGCGAATTTCGCTTGGAACGTAAAAACGTGCTAAAAAACGGCATCGCCGCGACAAAAATCGACGTCGTGCCTCTAAAATCGCAGCCCCACGCCCGAAGCTACGCCGATATTAGGCAAATTTTAGAGAGTTCAAATTTAAGCCAGAGCTGCAAACAAAGAGCGGGCGCGATATTTCGCACAGTTGCCGAGGCCGAGGCCAAAGTCCACGGCACGCAGATAGATCGGGTGCATTTCCACGAGCTTGGCGCGATAGACTCTATCGTCGATATAGCGGGCGCGGCGATCTGTTTTGAATATCTTTTTGAAAATTTAGGCGTCTCACGCGTACTAAGCTCCAAAATCGAGCTTGGCGGCGGCGTAGCGATCTGCGATCACGGCGCGCTTAGCGTGCCAGCACCCGCCGTTTGCGAAATTTTAAAAGGCGTGCCTGTAGGCCTCGGGCGCGCAAATTTTGAGATGACTACGCCCACGGGAGCGGCGATTTTAAAGGCTTGCGCGGACGAATTTGCAGACAGCGCGAGCTTTAAAATAGAAAAGATCGGCTACGGCGCGGGCGGTAAGGACGCCGCTGGTTTTGCAAACGTGCTTCGCGTAATGCTTTGCGAAACGAGCGAGGATTTAGGCGCGAGCGGCGAGCCGAATTTAAGCGCGAAAAGCGGCTACGGCGAGGTTTGCGAGCAGATTTTAATCTCCACCAACATCGACGATATGGACGCCGAGAGCTTCGCGCTTGCCTGCGATATTTTGCGAGATAGCGGCGCGCTGGACGTGTTTAGCAGGTCTATTTTTATGAAAAAAGGACGCGCGGGTTTTGAGCTAAACGCGCTGTGCCGCAAGAAGGACGCCGCACGGATAAAAGGGCTTATTTTCGCGCACACGACGGCGATCGGAGTTAGAGAGTGCGCCGTGAGGAAAACCGAGCTTGCGCGCGAGTTTTGCGAAGTAGAGACTAAATACGGCAAAATAAGGCTTAAAATTTCTGGCAACGGCCAAATGCAAAAAGCAAAACCAGAATTTGACGAGTGCAAGGCCGCGGCGCTCGCGCACGGCACGACGATCGAGCGGGTGCGAAAAGAGGCGGTGAAGATCTATGACGAAACTAGAAAAACTAAAGGCTGA